In the genome of Paenibacillus pabuli, the window CCACCAGCTGCACCAATCTCATATGGTGCTTCTCATACGGAAGATACCATTCCCGATCCCAGTGCGTATGAGAAATAATATGTGCTCTCTTCGATTTGCTTGTCGGTTTGGTCATTGAATTATTCCCCCTCTACCTCTTGTTGTACAATCTCTACCTCATCCGGACGATACACAGCTTGCAGCTGTCCGGCAGCATCTGTGGCAAACAGCACAGAGCGATTTTTCTCCAACAGGAACGTATACAGAACCCCGGTCCGCTTATCTCTGACTTTCACCTCATGATCCCAAGCGAACTCTGATACAAATACGTACAGATTTCCTTTCGGGAAGCTCAGCTTCCGGCCGTAGATTCCTGCAAGGTCACCGCCAGATATCCATTCCAGTTCATTCTCAATGCCAGCCACTTCTGACGCATATCGATACAGGTCAGCCAGCGGCTCATCCCGGCCGTTCAGCTCCAGCGGCAGCGGGCTCCAGATCAACTTGCCTTTGCCTAATGGCAGTACGACTACTTCATCAGGTGTATGATTCTCTGTATGAAGCAACGATTCCTTCGCCACCTCGGCAATCCGGCGACGACCATACGTGACGCGGTGATTCACCCCGTTAATATTCAGCATTTCTTCTCGCTGTACGTTGCCCAGACTACGCTGGCCGACAAGATGATCTGCCCGATCACTTCTCTTCCAATAAGCATCCAACCCGAGCGGCCCAGTGATAAGCAGCGTTGCTCCTTCATTTTCCGCGAAGTTCAGCAGCTCGCTTAGCGCATTGCTGTCCATGTTGTGCGGACTCGGAACCATGATCAGCTTCGGTGGTTGCTGCTTCAACGCTTCCAGATGATACTCGGATACAGCCCGGAATGGCTGCTTCAGCTCATAAGCCATCACACGGGTCAACTTTGTGGTTGCATCGTAGGCCAGGGCACGGTTCGAGAAGTCGTTGGAATACGGGAAGACCACTGCAACTTCCTCCAGCTCACGATCAGTAAACAGGTCTCGAATCTGTTCCATAAATCGTCCATAGTCATAAGACACATCAGCCTCTGGTTTTTCCGTACCGTCCGCCCGCAGCGCCCCGATATGAGATTCATTGGCATTATCCATATAGAAGTTGGTGTTCCAGATCCACTGTACGGCTCCGGCTCCCCCTGTGGAGAAGGCATAAGCGTATTTACGTTCGAGAATGCTGTGAAGCTCTTCCTCTGTGCGTTTAGCCCGGCCATCCGGAGTTTCCACATACATGATGCCTGTCTCCTGAATGAGATTCGGTTTATGTGGTGTTTTCGCAAAAATGCCGTCCCAGATCAGGTCATCGTTGAGCCACCAGGAATGTACCGTTGTATAATCCACTTCCTGTTCATAGAAGAACGGCGACGGCCGCTGTGCCCCAAGAGCTTCATCCTGTCCCACGGTAACCAGATGATCAGGAACGAGATCCTTGATCGTACCTACAAGTTCTCTAGCCCAAACGTTATGCATTTCCATCGAGAAGAGACAGTAATCCAGCCATCTTGTACCTTTTTTAGCCTTGTGCATGTCCTGTACATCGAAATTGATCTCTTCCGGTTCCGGAATGAGTGCTGCGGTAAAGTCCGGGAGCTGTTTAGGTGACATGTTCCATGCCTCCTGCAGCGCTTCAATCGTCTGATGCCGCTGCTGAAGCCACTCGATAAACGCCTGCTGCTCATATGAATCTCTTGCCGAACGTGGCCCATCGGAGAATATGCGCACAGGATCAAACATCGACGGTTCATTAATCAAGTCCCAGTCCACATGTGTGGAATGTCTGTGACGACTAACAATGCTGCGGATGAAGCGTTTCTGTGCATCTACGCTCTGCGGGTCCAGATACGGATTCGTTCCTTCCCACGTCTCGGGTGTAAAGGAGAAGAAGGTAAATGTCACTTGAAGACCATGCCGTTTGGCCGTTAACAGGAACGCATCAATGGCGCGCAGTACATCCTCGGACATATGCCCATCCACCTGCATCATGTTGCGATAGGCCGTCCAAATTCCGGTCCGAATCCAGTTAATACCGGCTTTCGCCATCTGTGCCATATCCCGATCCCAAACATCCGCATTGGGAAGGAACAGGAATTTCCGTGCCACGTCTGAGGTCATGTAGGTCATACCAACAACAGGCAGCGGACGACCGTCTTTGATAAAATAATCTCTGCTGCGTGTAATGACTTCTCCTTCTGCCAACAACGCTGCGTCCTGACCCCAGAAGCCCTGCCGTAGTATGCGAACTTCTCCATCAGGTGCCTGAGCACGACCGACGATTCGATACAGCCCGCTCTCGATTGAAACCGGAAGAAGAATACGTTCAAAACGCTGTTCGCCTGAAAGTTCCAGCTCCAGTTGATGATTCCATACCTTCTCTACCCTGCCGTTTGTGCGATCTTCCCGTTCAACCTTCAGATCAAACGTCCACACCTCAGGCTCACTTCTTCTGCTGCCTGCACGCTGTAGAATTTGGGTTTGGAGAATCAGTGAAGCTCGTTCACCCGGTTCATACGAAGCATAGTTCGGCTTCAGAGATAGCTCGGTCACACCTTTGGCGCAATACCGTGCCCAATTCACCATTTCGGCTGCTCCGTTCTGTTCCCAGAAGGTAGCTGTCAAAGGCAGATGCACAAACAGCCAGCGTGAACCGGCAAACGTACTGCGGGAGTTTTCCCACAATACGATCGGGGCAGCAATGCTGCGTCCATCCTTGCTGCGGCCTCGCAGCAAGGGAGAGATCTGCGTGCTCATCGGACCAGATGAACCCATCTGGTGTGGCAAATCGCTTGTTTTGGTCGTATGGGGGACCAGATTCCAGGTATCCGCACTCTCGAACAGTCCTTCTTTACCTGCAAGGAGTGGAATATCTTCTGATGAAGTTAGTTCATCCACTTTGGCTGCGGATACCTTTAACGCCTCATGAATATAAAGTTCCTGGTGATACGCCGTTTGTTCCGACTCGGTTACCCATGCCTCATTCTCTTTGCGTACAGGACGTTTGAAAGGTGCACCCCCGACACTGATCAGACTTCCGCCCTTATGAAGGAAAGCTGCAATTTCGGTCCAAGCCGATTTTGGAAAATAGGGTGCATGCAGGTTCACGAAACATCCCTCACCTGCCGTTATACTCAAAGCCGAAGCCAATTCATCCGCGCCCACAACAATGATCTCTTCGGATGCTTTCCATGCTTCAAGAGCACCTTGCGTTGGCAAAGTGCCTTGCACCGGAAACGTTGGATCAGAGAAAATAATCAGTTTGGTTCCCTTGACCTGTGCGCTGCTCATAGCAGACCATCCTTCATGGATTTATAAACCAACTGGGAGAACAGGCTGTTGGACCAAGCAAACCATTTTCTCGTAAAAATCGTCGGATCATCGGCATGAAAACCTTCATGCATATATCCTGTATCCGCATCTGTTGCTTCCAGCATCCGAATAATCTCCAGCTTCTCCTCGGCCGACTGGGCCGTTAACCCCTGCATGGACAGACCCATATGCCAGATATAATCCGGCGGAGTGTGCGGGCTGCCGATTCCTTTGGCAACTTTACCCTCATAATAGAACGGGTTTTCTTTGCTCAGCGCAAAACGTCTCGTATTCTGATAAATTGGATCATCCGCTGTGACGTAGCCAAGGTACGGAATGGACATCAGTCCCGGTGTACCCGCATCATCCATCAGGCAGTAGTTGCCGAAGCCATCGGTCTCATACGCATAGATCGGTCCGAATTCAGGATGACGGTAAATACCATAAAGCTGAATACCATGATCTACTTCAGCTTCCAGATCCTTAAGTTCCTGTAGAAGTGCCATGTCACGGAATACCCACTCCGCAAACTCCTGCATCTGACGCAAGGCAACAACGGCAAACATATTGCCGGGGATGTTGTAGTGGAAATCACAAGCATCATCACTGGAACGGAATCCAGACCAGATCATGCCTGTATAATTGACAGGCATGCCTCGTCCATTATTGCGGATCGAATCCGTAGCAATGCCGTTATTGCGAGTAAAGCTATATGGTGATTTCTCCATGTGATGCTGCTCCACCCGGAACAAATCCACGATTTTGAGCATTGCGGCTTTAAAGCTGGAATCAAAAATATCCGTCAATTCAGTTTCTTTCCAATATAAATAAGCCAGACGGATAACAAAGCACAGGGAATCAATCTCGAATTTGCGCTCCCATACCCAAGGTGACATCTCAGTCACGTCGGTAGTGTTCCAGTGCCAGTCATTGGCTGTCTCATTGAAGGCATTGGCATACGGATCAATATGAACGTACTGGATGTGGCGTTTGATCAGACCGCCAATGATCCGTTGCAGGTCTGCATCTTCCTTCGCAAAAGGAATATAGTGCACCACTTGCTCTACGGAATCCCGCAGCCAGGAAGCCGGAATATCGCCAGTGATGACAAAAGTTGTGCCGTCATCCATTAATTTCGTAGTTGTTTCAATCGTATTCGGGAAACAGTTTTTGAATAATTGAAGCAGCTTTGGTCGATGTGCCAGCTTCTGCTCCGCTTCTTCCATTACAGCCTGGACGGCTTGTGGCAATGCAACAGGTGGCATTGGTATTTTGGGTAATCTGAATTGTTCCATGAATGAGTGCACTCCTTAAACAAATTGAATGGTGTAGCTATTGAGGATGAAACAAAAAATTTACACGGGACCACTGCGCGGTCAGAAATATCCTCCGATCGCTGTTATCCCCAGATTTTTTGATTCCCTTTTCTAAAGGGTAAAATCCGGGGATAGCATATGCTTCCGATGTAGCTTTCTTTCAGAAAGCTTTTAGGCAAACACTTCGCTTCTTCGAATTCTTTCTGTCCTCTTCGTTATCGTGTAAATACATTTACTCCTATATAGCTCAAAAAATTTCAAAAAGATTTACCGTAATAGCACGGTTTTGATCTCATAAGGTTTAAAAGATAATGTAATCCGGCCATCCGTGGTATCCAACGGTTCGCCCGCTTCTTCCAAAGCATTGGAGAGACAAGCTTGTTCAAATGCATGCGGCCATTGCAGCGTTACACGTTCACGGGTGCCCGAAGACTCATAGAAACGGAGCACTGTACCATTTCCTGCCTCTGCCGGTTTGACCGTATCCAGAATGACATGACTGCTATCCAATTCAATCCATGCTCCGGTTGCCGGGCGTACGCCTTCGTTCTGTTCCACCTGATGCACAGGCACTTCATGATTCAATTCGGCTGCCTGACGTACCGTATGTGCACTTCTCCAGTCGCCTTCATGTGGATACAGGGAATAGGTGAAATCATGTTCTCCAATATCCGCAGTCCGGTCAGGCCATCTCGGTGCACGCAACAAGGAAAGGCGAATCGTGCTTCCCTGTACGTCGTATCCATATTTGCAATCATTGAGCAGACTGACGCCATATCCGTGCTCGGCGACATCTGCGAAGCGGTGTCCGCACACTTCATACTGAGCCTGCTCCCAACTCGTGTTGCGATGGGTCGGACGCTCCAATGCACCGAATGGAATTTCATAGGTTGCTTTGGAAGTCGTTACATCGATCGGGAAGCCTACTTTGAGCAGTTTATGATCTTCATTCCAGCTCACATGAGTCTTGAAATCGATCCGTCGATTGTCATGATAGAATATAACGTCCTGTGTAATCACAGACTGATGAAGCTTCCACTGAAAACGAAGTACGTCCTTCGTAGTACCCGCCAGAACCAGCCTCTTCTCCAAGAGCTCCACTTCTCCAGCAACCTGAGCCTCATAACGACTGTCGATATCCCAGGCATCCCAGAGCGTCGGACGGTCATGGAAAAAATGAAATTGATTGCCGTGTTCACCCGGCTTCAGAATCTCGCGTTCTGCTGTCTTGTCCCACAAGCGGGATATCTCGCCACGATCATTGAACTGTACCTCATAGAACGCGGTTTCCCATGTATCTTTAAATTTCTTTTGCCCGGCAATGCTCGCCATTGCCCGTACATTTGTTTCCCTTGCATTTTCCGGTACGAGCCAAATCGTCTTATGCCCAAATGCTGGAATGTCCGTTACCAGAACCGAGATTTGGCTATCTTTCCGATCCATGCGCAAACGATGACCTTCTTCATCGATGACGTAACGATCCAATCCGTCGTGCATTGGAAGTTGAACAACTTCACTTCGAGTCCAGCCGAGACTGTTGAACACAACATAAGGTACAGAACCCTCTGGCCCCTGCGTGTTAATCTCCTTCGTCAATGCCGCAACCCCTTGATTCAAGCCTGCTCTACCTAACTCAAATACCCGAACATACTCTTCATCCGAAGTGACATAGGATTCCGTAATAGCTGAACCAGGGATAATATCATGGAATTGATTCAGCAAAATCAGCTTCCACCCATCATGGAGGGAAGAGCGTACTTCCACTTCCTGCTGTGCATCCATATTTGAAAGCGCAAGGGTATTCCAGAGCTCCGCTTCACGATAAAGCACTTCAGCCTTCCGGTTGTTGCGCTTATTGCGGCCATGGGTCGTATAGGTACCTCGGTGAAGCTCCAAATACAAGTCGCCATGCCACTTCGGAAGATCAGGCTGCGCCTTCTCGATTCCGTCAAAAAAGGCTCCGGCGGTACTATAACCATTCTTCGGTTGGCCCACCATCAACTCGGAACGATCCACGTACTCCAACATCTCTCGCGTCACTCCGCCGCCACCATCGCCATGCCCGTACAGAAGCATATGCTCAGGATGTGCCGCCTTCTCGCGGTAAGACTGCCAATGATCATGAATGTCCTTCGGCAGCGTATGCTCGTTAACACCATGATTGAGATAAGATAGGATGGACGTGCCATCAATGCCTACCCAGTGGAAAAGATCATATGGAAACACGTTTGTATCATTCCATCCGAGCTTGGTCGTCATGAAGTACTCGACATTACCATGCTTCAAAATCTGAGGCAGGGAAGCACAATAACCAAATGTATCAGGCAGCCATTCAATCTGTGATGTTTTGCCGAACTCCTCCATATAAAAACGCTGACCATATAACATCTGACGAATCAGGGATTCCCCGCTCGGAATGTTCAGATCCGGCTCAACCCACATACCGCCAACCAGTTCCCAGCGTCCTTCAGCAATGCGCTTCTTCACCCGTTCATACAGCTCGGGATCATGTTCCTTCAGAAAAGCATATAACAAAGGCTGACTCTGGGAATAAACATAATCGGGATATTCATTCATAAGTGCATCCACCGTGGAGAATGTACGACTGGTCTTGCGCACCGTCTCACGTACAGGCCACAGCCAGGCAATATCGATGTGCGATTGCCCCACCATATGCTCCAAGCCTTCGGCGTTTCCACCAATCTCTCGCACTTCATGGATCAATCTTTCTTCGATGCTGAGGATGTCATTCCCCTGCTTGACAGCCTCTTCTGTTAAACTCACAAATTGGTCCATCGCCCGATAGATCGCTTCCAGCAGGCGTACACGGCGGAAATCACTTTCCGGCAGCAGCACCGCGGAATCACGCACAATCGTGACCGTGTACATCAGGCTGCGGACTGGTTTATTCGGTCGAACCAACAAACTGCTGATGGATGTAATCGGTGGCTGAATAACCGCCTGCTGATTCAATGGATCAACAGGCTCAGGCACCGGATCAAATAACTCAATCTCTAGCTCAGGATGTCCCTCTATTTTGGAAGGATCGAGCGTTACATACGTATGATTACGATCCAGCCCCTGATAGGAATGTCCATTGACTCGAAGCAAGCCTTCCCCACCGGATTCAAATACAAGTCCGTATGGCTCCTGCTGCCAGGATGCTGGCACTTCCAGACGTGTACGGAAGAAATAAGTCGTTCCCTGATCACTCGGAAAACGATTCAACCCTTCACCTTCTGGATAAGCCTTTTGATCCTCGTATTGTCCTGGTACTTTATAATAAGCGCGGGTGATGTTCCAGCTGCGCAGCTCCATTTGCTCCAACCACTGACGTTCAGATAACTCGCGAATAAATCGTCTGATGCGTTCCATTTCCTTACGCCTCCTCTACCGTCAGCTCGGCGAACTGCGTATCTTTCACATGGCTTCCGATATGAATATGGAATAGTCCTGGCTCAACGACAGGCTTGAGATCGCGTCCGACATATTGCAGCTGCTCCGCTCCAATATGGAAGGTTACCGTCTGCGTCTCTCCGGGCTCCAAATTCACTTTAACAAATCCCTTCAGCTCCTTGGCTGGACGAGCCACTCGGCTGACCACATCGGATATGTACATCTGAATGACTTCTGCACCTCTGCAGGCCCCTGTATTGGTGACATCCACGGATACAGTAACCGTCTCGTCTGCTGTCATTGATGCTGTACTCAGCTTCGGTTCGCTGTAATCAAACGTAGTATAGCTAAGCCCATATCCGAATGGATAGCGAGGCTCCAAATCCTCCTCCAAATATCGCTTGCCGCGCGAACGTTTGCCATTGTAGTAGATCGGTAATTGACCTACATGCTTCGGAATGGAGATTGTCAGTTTACCGGACGGATTCACATCGCCGAACAAAATGTCTGCAATGGCATGTCCGCCTTCCTGGCCTGGATACCATGCTTCGAGAATGGCATCGGCGTGTTCATCCACCCAAGGCTCGGTGATTGGACGACCGTTGATATAAACAATGACAAGTGTTTTGCCAAGCTTGTGAATCTCCTGAATCAGCTCCAACTGAACTCCAGCGAGTCCAAGCGTCATGCGGTCAATGCCTTCTCCACATTCCATGTCATTCCATGAGTTATCGGACACATTGGAAGCGCCTGTCTTCAGATCAATCGTTCCTTCACCAAAATCACGGGCACTCGAGCCGCCAACGACCATAATGACCGTATCGGCCTGCCGCGCTGTTTCTATCGCATGCTCGAACCCTTCTCTGGAATCACCTTTGATACGGCAACCCGGAGCATATAGCACTTGGGCTTCATCATTCAAATGACCATCTGAACCTTCCTCCATGTGCCCACTATGACTAACGGCAAGCTTACTGCGGATGCCATCCAGCACTGTAGCCACTTTGGACTTCGGTTGGGGGGATGTGTAGTCGCCTAACTGATTGTAAGCTTGGTCTGCATTAGGACCAATAACAGCAATTCGGCCCGCTGTTGCCGTCGACAGAGGTAACGTTGCAGCTTCATTTTTGAGCAGGATCACACCTTCTGCAGCCAATTGGCGTGCCAGTTGAATATGCTCTTCACTGCCAATGACTTTTGCAGCTCGATCGGCATCCACATAAGGCTGCTCGAATAATCCCAGCTTGAATTTCAGTGCCAGCACACGGCGGACAGCCTGATCCAGTACATGCATTTCAAGTTTTCCTTCCGAGATCGCCTGCACCAGATATTGTCCAAACATCTCACCGGACATTTCCATATCAATCCCAGCCTGAATGGCCTGTACGGATGCTTCCAAT includes:
- a CDS encoding glycoside hydrolase family 3 N-terminal domain-containing protein; this translates as MMIYKDKSKTVEERVEHLLSLMTTEEKAGQLIQPFGWQTYTNDQGNISLNESFKEQVENGGVGSLYGALRADPWTGVTLENGLSAREGAEAVNLIQRHAVEHSRLGIPILIGEECSHGHMAIDGTVYPVPLLLGSTWNVDLYRDMCRAVARETRAQGGAVTYSPVLDVVRDPRWGRTEECFGEDPYLIGELAVASVQGLQGERLDQEDAVAATLKHFVGYGSSEGGRNAGPVHMGWRELLEVDLYPFRKAVEAGAQSIMPAYNEIDGIPCTVNTELLDDVLRKDWGFDGLVITDCGAINMLASGHDVAADGLEASVQAIQAGIDMEMSGEMFGQYLVQAISEGKLEMHVLDQAVRRVLALKFKLGLFEQPYVDADRAAKVIGSEEHIQLARQLAAEGVILLKNEAATLPLSTATAGRIAVIGPNADQAYNQLGDYTSPQPKSKVATVLDGIRSKLAVSHSGHMEEGSDGHLNDEAQVLYAPGCRIKGDSREGFEHAIETARQADTVIMVVGGSSARDFGEGTIDLKTGASNVSDNSWNDMECGEGIDRMTLGLAGVQLELIQEIHKLGKTLVIVYINGRPITEPWVDEHADAILEAWYPGQEGGHAIADILFGDVNPSGKLTISIPKHVGQLPIYYNGKRSRGKRYLEEDLEPRYPFGYGLSYTTFDYSEPKLSTASMTADETVTVSVDVTNTGACRGAEVIQMYISDVVSRVARPAKELKGFVKVNLEPGETQTVTFHIGAEQLQYVGRDLKPVVEPGLFHIHIGSHVKDTQFAELTVEEA
- a CDS encoding beta-galactosidase, with protein sequence MSSAQVKGTKLIIFSDPTFPVQGTLPTQGALEAWKASEEIIVVGADELASALSITAGEGCFVNLHAPYFPKSAWTEIAAFLHKGGSLISVGGAPFKRPVRKENEAWVTESEQTAYHQELYIHEALKVSAAKVDELTSSEDIPLLAGKEGLFESADTWNLVPHTTKTSDLPHQMGSSGPMSTQISPLLRGRSKDGRSIAAPIVLWENSRSTFAGSRWLFVHLPLTATFWEQNGAAEMVNWARYCAKGVTELSLKPNYASYEPGERASLILQTQILQRAGSRRSEPEVWTFDLKVEREDRTNGRVEKVWNHQLELELSGEQRFERILLPVSIESGLYRIVGRAQAPDGEVRILRQGFWGQDAALLAEGEVITRSRDYFIKDGRPLPVVGMTYMTSDVARKFLFLPNADVWDRDMAQMAKAGINWIRTGIWTAYRNMMQVDGHMSEDVLRAIDAFLLTAKRHGLQVTFTFFSFTPETWEGTNPYLDPQSVDAQKRFIRSIVSRHRHSTHVDWDLINEPSMFDPVRIFSDGPRSARDSYEQQAFIEWLQQRHQTIEALQEAWNMSPKQLPDFTAALIPEPEEINFDVQDMHKAKKGTRWLDYCLFSMEMHNVWARELVGTIKDLVPDHLVTVGQDEALGAQRPSPFFYEQEVDYTTVHSWWLNDDLIWDGIFAKTPHKPNLIQETGIMYVETPDGRAKRTEEELHSILERKYAYAFSTGGAGAVQWIWNTNFYMDNANESHIGALRADGTEKPEADVSYDYGRFMEQIRDLFTDRELEEVAVVFPYSNDFSNRALAYDATTKLTRVMAYELKQPFRAVSEYHLEALKQQPPKLIMVPSPHNMDSNALSELLNFAENEGATLLITGPLGLDAYWKRSDRADHLVGQRSLGNVQREEMLNINGVNHRVTYGRRRIAEVAKESLLHTENHTPDEVVVLPLGKGKLIWSPLPLELNGRDEPLADLYRYASEVAGIENELEWISGGDLAGIYGRKLSFPKGNLYVFVSEFAWDHEVKVRDKRTGVLYTFLLEKNRSVLFATDAAGQLQAVYRPDEVEIVQQEVEGE
- a CDS encoding alpha-mannosidase; translation: MERIRRFIRELSERQWLEQMELRSWNITRAYYKVPGQYEDQKAYPEGEGLNRFPSDQGTTYFFRTRLEVPASWQQEPYGLVFESGGEGLLRVNGHSYQGLDRNHTYVTLDPSKIEGHPELEIELFDPVPEPVDPLNQQAVIQPPITSISSLLVRPNKPVRSLMYTVTIVRDSAVLLPESDFRRVRLLEAIYRAMDQFVSLTEEAVKQGNDILSIEERLIHEVREIGGNAEGLEHMVGQSHIDIAWLWPVRETVRKTSRTFSTVDALMNEYPDYVYSQSQPLLYAFLKEHDPELYERVKKRIAEGRWELVGGMWVEPDLNIPSGESLIRQMLYGQRFYMEEFGKTSQIEWLPDTFGYCASLPQILKHGNVEYFMTTKLGWNDTNVFPYDLFHWVGIDGTSILSYLNHGVNEHTLPKDIHDHWQSYREKAAHPEHMLLYGHGDGGGGVTREMLEYVDRSELMVGQPKNGYSTAGAFFDGIEKAQPDLPKWHGDLYLELHRGTYTTHGRNKRNNRKAEVLYREAELWNTLALSNMDAQQEVEVRSSLHDGWKLILLNQFHDIIPGSAITESYVTSDEEYVRVFELGRAGLNQGVAALTKEINTQGPEGSVPYVVFNSLGWTRSEVVQLPMHDGLDRYVIDEEGHRLRMDRKDSQISVLVTDIPAFGHKTIWLVPENARETNVRAMASIAGQKKFKDTWETAFYEVQFNDRGEISRLWDKTAEREILKPGEHGNQFHFFHDRPTLWDAWDIDSRYEAQVAGEVELLEKRLVLAGTTKDVLRFQWKLHQSVITQDVIFYHDNRRIDFKTHVSWNEDHKLLKVGFPIDVTTSKATYEIPFGALERPTHRNTSWEQAQYEVCGHRFADVAEHGYGVSLLNDCKYGYDVQGSTIRLSLLRAPRWPDRTADIGEHDFTYSLYPHEGDWRSAHTVRQAAELNHEVPVHQVEQNEGVRPATGAWIELDSSHVILDTVKPAEAGNGTVLRFYESSGTRERVTLQWPHAFEQACLSNALEEAGEPLDTTDGRITLSFKPYEIKTVLLR
- a CDS encoding glycoside hydrolase family 125 protein — protein: MEQFRLPKIPMPPVALPQAVQAVMEEAEQKLAHRPKLLQLFKNCFPNTIETTTKLMDDGTTFVITGDIPASWLRDSVEQVVHYIPFAKEDADLQRIIGGLIKRHIQYVHIDPYANAFNETANDWHWNTTDVTEMSPWVWERKFEIDSLCFVIRLAYLYWKETELTDIFDSSFKAAMLKIVDLFRVEQHHMEKSPYSFTRNNGIATDSIRNNGRGMPVNYTGMIWSGFRSSDDACDFHYNIPGNMFAVVALRQMQEFAEWVFRDMALLQELKDLEAEVDHGIQLYGIYRHPEFGPIYAYETDGFGNYCLMDDAGTPGLMSIPYLGYVTADDPIYQNTRRFALSKENPFYYEGKVAKGIGSPHTPPDYIWHMGLSMQGLTAQSAEEKLEIIRMLEATDADTGYMHEGFHADDPTIFTRKWFAWSNSLFSQLVYKSMKDGLL